Proteins encoded in a region of the Mucilaginibacter sabulilitoris genome:
- a CDS encoding RagB/SusD family nutrient uptake outer membrane protein: MKKIFILCAAIIVTVGTFSCTKLDVPVESQYVKSNFPVTDADYTALLGTIYSNLSSSYAVPYWRMQDMSTDEAILPARDGNFDDGGQYRQLHYHTWTFDHPNVIGVWQWGFGGINTCNRIISVINSSSSSDTKKQTSIAEVKAMRALYLYFMMDLYGNVPIITDFPVTVQPATQPRAKVYAFIESELKAVLPLLPAKSSNAATNVSQYGRPTKGMVFALLAKMYLNSGVYTGTTRYQETVTMCDSVQANTNYFLDTKYRDIFLPTNGPAINETIFAVPYDQQIPGNQFTRFGFFYYLVQAYGFNVGLSIAMSTTPEFYNRFNIPGDDRTKTWLAGPQFYPDGNGGFTNQPIYYPAATPGVPANTQINIIPTLTLSGLKPMDLGNDVLTSQSEGVRSIKYYPDVNIIQATRLNSNDVPVFRLADVYLMKAEALLRGATSTIINGETQTPLTLVNKLRARAHAATASSIDLNGLLDERARELSWEAWRRNDLIRFGQFEKEYPLPVAGGKTDDLKMNTDPTRRLYPIPSTEIKTNPNLVQNPGY; encoded by the coding sequence ATGAAAAAGATATTCATATTATGTGCCGCGATAATTGTGACGGTAGGCACATTTTCTTGTACAAAATTAGATGTACCTGTTGAGTCGCAATACGTAAAATCAAATTTCCCGGTAACTGATGCCGATTATACCGCATTACTGGGTACTATTTACTCCAACCTTTCATCAAGCTATGCGGTACCTTACTGGCGCATGCAGGATATGTCGACAGACGAAGCTATTTTACCGGCCCGTGATGGTAACTTTGACGACGGTGGCCAGTACAGGCAATTGCACTACCATACCTGGACATTTGACCACCCTAACGTAATAGGTGTATGGCAATGGGGTTTTGGTGGTATCAACACTTGTAACCGTATTATCAGTGTTATCAATAGTTCATCATCATCTGATACAAAAAAACAAACATCAATAGCCGAGGTTAAAGCTATGCGTGCTCTATACCTTTACTTTATGATGGACCTGTATGGCAACGTACCTATCATTACCGATTTCCCGGTAACCGTACAACCAGCAACACAACCACGTGCTAAAGTATATGCCTTTATTGAAAGTGAGTTAAAAGCTGTTTTACCATTGTTGCCGGCAAAAAGCAGTAATGCGGCAACAAACGTATCACAATACGGTCGCCCTACCAAAGGAATGGTATTTGCCTTATTAGCAAAAATGTACCTGAACTCGGGCGTATATACCGGAACTACCCGCTACCAGGAAACGGTAACCATGTGCGATAGCGTACAGGCAAACACCAACTATTTCCTGGATACTAAATACAGGGACATATTTTTGCCAACTAATGGCCCGGCCATCAATGAAACCATATTTGCTGTTCCTTATGATCAGCAAATACCAGGTAACCAGTTTACGCGTTTCGGTTTCTTTTATTACCTGGTACAGGCCTATGGTTTTAATGTGGGTTTAAGTATTGCGATGAGTACTACTCCTGAGTTTTATAACCGCTTTAATATCCCTGGTGACGACCGTACTAAAACATGGCTGGCCGGTCCGCAATTTTACCCTGATGGTAACGGTGGTTTTACCAACCAACCAATTTACTATCCTGCAGCAACTCCGGGGGTTCCGGCAAATACACAAATTAACATCATACCTACCTTAACCCTTAGCGGATTAAAGCCGATGGATTTGGGTAACGATGTGCTTACTTCACAATCTGAAGGTGTAAGATCGATCAAATACTACCCTGATGTTAACATCATCCAGGCAACCCGCTTAAATAGTAACGATGTACCGGTATTCCGTTTAGCCGATGTTTACCTGATGAAAGCCGAAGCCTTGTTACGCGGAGCCACATCAACTATCATAAATGGCGAAACACAAACCCCTTTAACATTGGTAAACAAACTGCGTGCACGTGCACATGCCGCTACTGCCTCATCAATTGATTTGAATGGGCTGTTGGATGAACGTGCGCGTGAACTTTCATGGGAAGCATGGCGCCGTAACGATCTGATCCGTTTCGGGCAGTTTGAAAAAGAATATCCACTACCAGTGGCTGGTGGGAAAACGGACGATCTGAAAATGAATACAGACCCAACCAGAAGGTTGTACCCTATTCCATCTACCGAAATAAAAACCAACCCTAACCTGGTTCAAAACCCAGGTTATTAA
- a CDS encoding SusC/RagA family TonB-linked outer membrane protein, whose protein sequence is MKKIYHSFFKKTHYLYRQSLLIACAVLLTALSAFSQTSRIVKGTVTDETNIPLPGVVVTVKSSGKSTTTNGNGGYTVTVTGADDVLKFTFLGSVPKEVIVDGKPAINVTLVTDTKQLKDVVVIGYGTSSRKDVTGAITSVKAEDFNAGVLTTPSELLQGKVAGLNITKSGDPNKQPSTILRGPSTLRDGATQPFYVIDGVPGASIDLLAPADIESIDVLKDASSTAIYGSRAANGVIIVTTRKAKAGQTRLTYSAYGAVQNVSKNIDVLTGDELRKYLTDNGVPKLSAADDDGSNTNWQKLAERTGYSQNHNLSYGGAGTNSEYGASVNYLKNNGILKNTSLERTIYKGYINQRFFNDRLKLGITLTNSATKNNDIFQSQVLSGILFYLPTVAPFNPDGTYKENYTRTGSGPLNPLSLIDNNFTKTENNKTLINGFAAVDIINGLKFTISGSTQKEQNNVNTYSTSQSGIYVNAGGVAARSAYTNTSNVVEAYFNYDRIFGRHSLKLLGGYSYQQDRNGDGFGVQTQGFSNDALTYNYLAFSNPTQLSQIIFNPSYNINGTTPPTYISTLRLVSFYARAQYQFADKYLLQASLREDGSSGFGLDVRHGYFPAASAGWKITSEDFMKSVPVISDLKLRAGYGVSGNSAGFDAFTAQLIYGVPPGGGKFLNNGNIVNPIGPVRNENRNLKWESTATTNIGLDFGILNNRITGSVDYYIKKTSDLITTLQVSTTQYFYPLLTANVGQMKNSGIEVVLNAVPVKSGAFTWRTSLNFSHNKNVVQSLSQGGLVLPYIQTAQLGGKGQSGNYSQIIQPGYALGTFDLWHYLGKNANGVSTYEKADGSTTAAQPLTTDQFIKYDAQPKLVYGWSNSFFYKNFDLNFLVRGVYGNKILNATLAGLNNPADSKLQNIPRFTLGESFKDINAYLISDRFLESGSYLRLDNATIGYTIKPHIQAFKSLRFYASGNNIFIITKYRGVDPEIDMGGLTPGIDNRNFYPKTRTFSLGLTASF, encoded by the coding sequence ATGAAAAAAATTTACCATAGTTTTTTTAAGAAAACCCATTATTTGTACAGGCAAAGCTTATTAATAGCTTGCGCTGTATTACTTACCGCGTTATCAGCATTCTCACAAACCAGCAGGATTGTAAAAGGAACCGTAACCGACGAAACTAACATACCGTTACCTGGTGTGGTGGTAACTGTTAAAAGTTCAGGTAAATCAACTACTACTAATGGCAATGGTGGTTACACCGTTACGGTTACCGGTGCTGATGATGTTTTAAAATTCACATTTTTAGGCTCGGTACCTAAAGAAGTAATTGTTGATGGCAAGCCAGCAATTAATGTTACCCTGGTAACCGATACCAAACAATTAAAGGACGTAGTAGTTATCGGTTACGGAACCTCAAGCCGTAAGGATGTTACGGGTGCCATAACCTCAGTAAAAGCCGAAGATTTTAACGCGGGTGTACTAACTACCCCTTCAGAGTTATTACAAGGTAAGGTAGCCGGCTTAAACATTACAAAAAGCGGTGACCCGAACAAACAACCTTCAACTATTTTAAGGGGGCCATCAACTTTGCGCGATGGTGCTACCCAGCCATTTTATGTAATTGATGGGGTACCGGGTGCTTCTATCGATTTATTGGCACCAGCCGATATTGAAAGTATTGATGTATTAAAAGATGCATCATCAACAGCTATATACGGTTCACGTGCTGCAAATGGTGTAATCATTGTTACAACCCGTAAAGCCAAAGCAGGTCAAACCAGGTTAACATATAGTGCATACGGCGCTGTTCAAAATGTATCAAAAAATATTGATGTACTTACCGGTGATGAACTGCGTAAGTATTTAACCGATAATGGTGTACCTAAGCTAAGCGCAGCCGATGACGACGGCTCAAATACCAACTGGCAAAAGCTAGCCGAAAGAACCGGTTATTCCCAAAACCATAACCTTTCTTATGGTGGAGCCGGTACCAATTCAGAGTACGGCGCAAGCGTAAATTATTTAAAAAACAACGGTATATTGAAAAACACCAGCCTGGAGCGTACTATTTACAAAGGCTATATCAACCAGCGCTTTTTTAATGATCGTTTAAAATTAGGTATCACGCTTACCAACAGCGCCACCAAAAACAACGATATATTCCAGAGCCAGGTATTGTCGGGCATTTTGTTCTATTTGCCAACCGTGGCCCCTTTTAACCCTGATGGTACTTATAAAGAAAACTACACCCGTACAGGCAGCGGGCCATTGAACCCTCTATCGTTAATTGACAATAACTTTACCAAAACAGAGAACAACAAAACCCTGATCAATGGTTTTGCCGCAGTAGATATCATAAACGGTTTAAAATTTACCATATCAGGGTCAACCCAAAAGGAACAAAACAACGTTAATACCTATTCTACCAGTCAGTCTGGCATATACGTTAACGCAGGTGGTGTAGCTGCGCGCAGCGCTTATACCAATACCAGTAACGTAGTTGAAGCCTATTTTAATTACGATCGCATTTTTGGTCGGCATTCCCTTAAATTGTTAGGCGGTTACTCTTATCAGCAGGACCGTAACGGTGATGGATTCGGGGTACAAACCCAGGGATTTTCAAATGATGCTTTAACTTATAATTATTTAGCATTCTCCAATCCTACCCAGCTTTCGCAGATTATTTTTAATCCAAGTTACAATATAAATGGGACTACCCCGCCAACCTATATTTCTACTTTAAGGCTGGTATCTTTTTATGCCCGTGCACAATATCAATTTGCCGACAAGTATTTACTGCAGGCCTCATTAAGGGAAGACGGATCTTCGGGTTTCGGTTTAGACGTTCGTCATGGCTATTTTCCTGCTGCTTCTGCCGGCTGGAAGATCACCAGCGAAGATTTCATGAAATCTGTTCCGGTTATCAGCGATTTAAAGTTAAGAGCCGGTTATGGTGTTTCGGGTAATAGCGCCGGGTTTGATGCCTTTACCGCTCAGCTCATTTATGGCGTGCCTCCGGGTGGTGGTAAATTTTTAAATAATGGTAATATAGTTAACCCTATAGGCCCCGTACGTAACGAAAACCGAAATCTGAAATGGGAAAGTACCGCTACAACCAACATTGGTTTGGATTTTGGTATACTCAACAATCGTATTACCGGTTCTGTTGATTATTATATCAAAAAAACCTCTGACTTAATCACTACCCTCCAGGTATCAACTACTCAATATTTTTATCCGCTTTTAACCGCAAACGTGGGTCAAATGAAAAATAGCGGTATTGAAGTTGTATTAAATGCCGTACCTGTAAAATCGGGTGCTTTTACCTGGCGCACCTCGTTAAACTTTTCACATAATAAAAACGTGGTACAAAGTTTATCACAGGGTGGCCTGGTTCTTCCATACATTCAAACTGCACAGTTAGGTGGTAAAGGTCAGTCGGGCAACTACAGCCAGATCATTCAGCCAGGTTATGCTCTTGGTACTTTTGATCTGTGGCACTACCTGGGCAAAAATGCCAACGGTGTTAGTACTTATGAAAAAGCCGACGGATCAACAACTGCCGCACAACCACTTACTACCGATCAGTTTATTAAATACGATGCGCAGCCCAAACTTGTTTACGGCTGGAGCAACAGTTTCTTCTACAAAAACTTCGACCTTAACTTTTTAGTTCGTGGTGTATATGGCAACAAAATATTAAATGCAACACTTGCCGGTTTAAATAACCCCGCCGACTCCAAACTGCAAAATATACCGAGATTTACTTTAGGCGAATCGTTTAAAGATATCAATGCTTACCTGATCTCGGATCGTTTCCTGGAAAGTGGCTCGTACCTGCGGTTGGATAACGCCACCATTGGTTATACCATTAAGCCGCACATTCAGGCGTTTAAGAGCCTGCGCTTTTATGCTTCAGGTAATAACATTTTCATCATTACCAAATACCGTGGCGTTGATCCGGAAATTGATATGGGCGGTTTAACTCCGGGTATCGATAACAGGAATTTTTATCCTAAAACACGCACCTTCAGTTTAGGTCTAACCGCATCATTTTAA
- a CDS encoding glycosyltransferase family protein, which yields MADKVLIIVQARMASSRLPGKVMLPVVDKSLLALMIERLQMIQHKATIVIATTVSADDDIIVNEADMLNIPYYRGDQYNLLDRHYQAALLHDADIVLKIPSDCPLIDPRIIDDVLKYYFKHKGMYDYVSNLHPATYPDGNDVEIMTMDCLRQTWKNATKSMELEHTTPHIWENPQLFSIGNVTWETGLDYSMSHRFTIDYLEDYHFIKAVFEELYYQNKSFSCIDVLKLLNRKPDIYQINAEYAGVNWYRHHLNELKTINPGQTREISGFLLDS from the coding sequence ATGGCAGATAAAGTGTTGATCATTGTTCAGGCGCGTATGGCATCGAGCCGTTTACCTGGTAAAGTAATGTTACCCGTAGTGGATAAAAGCCTCCTGGCTTTAATGATAGAGCGGCTGCAAATGATACAGCATAAGGCAACTATAGTTATAGCTACTACAGTTAGTGCTGATGATGACATCATTGTAAACGAAGCTGATATGTTGAATATTCCCTATTACAGGGGCGACCAATATAATCTGCTTGACCGCCATTATCAGGCTGCGCTGTTACATGACGCTGATATTGTATTAAAAATCCCGTCCGATTGCCCTTTAATAGATCCGCGTATTATAGACGATGTGCTTAAGTATTACTTTAAGCATAAGGGTATGTATGATTATGTAAGCAACCTGCATCCGGCAACATATCCAGACGGCAACGATGTGGAGATTATGACCATGGATTGTTTAAGGCAAACCTGGAAAAACGCTACCAAAAGCATGGAGCTGGAACATACTACCCCGCATATATGGGAAAACCCACAACTATTCAGCATTGGTAATGTAACCTGGGAAACCGGTCTGGATTATTCCATGTCACACCGTTTCACCATCGACTATCTGGAAGATTATCATTTTATAAAAGCAGTTTTTGAAGAACTCTATTATCAAAATAAAAGCTTCTCTTGTATTGACGTCCTTAAGTTACTCAACCGAAAGCCGGATATCTATCAGATCAATGCCGAATATGCGGGCGTTAACTGGTACCGCCATCATTTAAATGAATTAAAAACCATAAATCCCGGACAAACCAGAGAAATTTCCGGATTTCTGTTAGACTCATAA
- a CDS encoding phosphatidylinositol-specific phospholipase C/glycerophosphodiester phosphodiesterase family protein, translated as MMQAASFCPKHLKLLLSALLVFITFNSYSQNVPLVNAFAHNDYWHKRPLYDALDNGYTHIEADIYLRGSKLIVAHLFPIFKRHRTLERLYLDPLAACINGTEGHAGRLVYPLTLMIDIKSNANKTYEALSAVLEKYKSILSGYENGTFIQRQITIVITGNKPFEILKKQQNRLAFIDEDLMKVQQDTSSENIYRTASCKYSRLVNWDGNGTFPVLQKQRLRNYVNMAHRYGKKVRLWASPENPVVWNELLDCGVDLINTDKLPELKSFLTSRIAFSANVK; from the coding sequence ATGATGCAAGCAGCAAGCTTTTGCCCAAAGCACCTGAAATTATTGTTATCTGCTCTTCTGGTATTTATTACCTTTAACTCCTACTCTCAAAATGTACCGCTCGTTAACGCTTTTGCTCATAATGATTATTGGCATAAACGACCACTGTATGATGCGTTGGATAATGGCTATACCCATATTGAAGCAGATATTTATTTAAGGGGAAGCAAATTGATAGTAGCCCATTTGTTTCCCATTTTCAAACGGCACCGAACACTTGAGCGCCTTTATCTCGACCCTTTAGCCGCATGTATTAACGGCACTGAAGGACACGCAGGTCGGTTGGTGTACCCGCTCACGCTCATGATTGATATTAAATCAAATGCAAATAAAACCTATGAAGCATTGTCGGCGGTACTTGAAAAATACAAGTCTATACTTTCCGGATATGAAAACGGCACATTTATACAGCGGCAAATTACTATAGTTATCACCGGTAATAAACCATTTGAAATTTTAAAAAAGCAGCAAAACCGACTTGCGTTTATTGATGAAGACTTAATGAAGGTTCAGCAGGATACTTCATCAGAAAATATTTATCGCACCGCGAGCTGTAAATACTCCAGGTTAGTAAACTGGGACGGTAATGGAACGTTTCCTGTTCTGCAAAAACAGCGCTTGCGTAATTATGTAAATATGGCTCACCGATATGGGAAAAAAGTAAGATTATGGGCTTCGCCCGAAAATCCGGTTGTTTGGAACGAATTACTTGATTGTGGTGTTGACCTGATTAATACCGATAAACTTCCCGAACTTAAAAGCTTCCTTACCAGCCGTATAGCATTTTCTGCTAATGTAAAGTAG